ccgggccccgccgccgccctgcTGCAGGCTCTCGGGCTGCCCGACGTGCACCGGGGCGCCCCCAAGCCCCGGCCCGTACCCCCCGTCATGTGGCGCCTCTTCCGCCACCGGGACCCCCAGGAGGCCAGGGTGGGCCCGCGGCGGACGCCCCAGGGGACCACCCTGAGACCGTGCCACGTGGAGGAGCTGGGGGTCGCCGGAAACATCGTGCGCCACATCCCGGACCGCGGTGAGTGGGGTCTGCGCTGGGGGCGTGTGTCGAGGAGGCGGAGACCCCGCTGTGCGCCCCTCCACGAGTGGGGGAGGCCAGAGCAGCTCCGAACGTCCCACCCGCCCAGTCCTGCCCACGAGCAACCGGAGCCTCCGCACTCCATCCGCTCCTCCCCGTGGGCACCTGCAGGGACCGGTCGGAGTGGCCCGAAGGccaggctccttgcaccgggcAAGGCCCCTAGCTTGCAGCCGAAGCCCTGCCCCCACTCTCCCCTCCGTACCCCGCTGTTTCACGCCATTTGATGCCTTTCCTGCAGATACCACCTCTCCGGCATCACTTCCCCACGGGCCCCAGGCATCCGTTCATCTCTCACCCTGCCCGGGGCCCGCCGCAGGCCGCCGTGCCTGGCGCTGGGCCTCCTCTTCCTTGCAAGCGacgccctgccccccacccatcactccccgccccccgcgcgccgcTTCACACCATTTGACGCCTTCTAGCGGCGCCCGCAGCCCCAGGCGCTCCACCTCTCCCTGGTCCGGTCCGCGATCGAGACCCTTGGCGGTTGGGGCAGGGCACGGGACGCAGCGCGAGCCcagccctctccctgcctccccaggtgCGCCCACCCGGCCCCCGGAGCCCGCATGGGCCGCGGGACAGTGCCCTGAATGGACCGTCGTCTTCGATCTGTCGGCCGTGGAAGCCGCCGAGCGCCCGAGCCGGGCCCGCCTGGAGCTGCGCTTTGCGGCGGCGGAGACGGCGGCCGGCTGGGAGCTGAGCTTGGCGCGGGCGGCGGAGGGCGAGGCCGGCGGCGCCAGGCCGGTGCTGCTCCGCCAGGCGGTGCCCACCCTGGGAACGCCGGTGCGCGCCGAGCTGCTGGGCGCCGCCTGGGCCCGCAACGCGTCGGCGCCGCGCAGCCTCCGCCTGGCGCTGGCGCTGCGTCCCCGGGCCCCCGCCGCCTGCGCGCGCCTGGCCGAGGCCTCGCTGCTGCTGGTGACCCTTGACCCGCGCCTGTGCCACCCACTGGCCCGGCCGCGGCGCGAAGCCGAGCCCGCCCTGGGCGGCAGCCCCGGGGGCGCGTGTCGCACGAGGCGGCTCTACGTGAGCTTCCGCGAGGTGGGCTGGCACCGCTGGGTCATTGCGCCGCGCGGCTTCCTGGCCAACTACTGCCAGGGCCAGTGCTCGCTGCCCGCCACGCTGTCGGGACCCGGCGGGACGCCCCCGCTCAACCACGCCGTGCTGCGCGCACTCATGCACGCGGCTGCCCCCGGCGCCGCCGGCCTGCCCTGCTGCGTGCCCGCGCGCCTGTCGCCCATCTCAGTGCTCTTCTTTGACAACAGCGACAACGTGGTACTGCGGCACTACGAGGACATGGTGGTGGACGAGTGTGGCTGCCGCTGACGGAGCCAGGCGGGGCCCAAACAATAAACACTGCGTGGTCCGCTCCCCTGTCTCCAGTCTGGTGACCtgagggtgggagaggaggcagTGGCATCCACTACGACCTGCTGCCAGGGTGATGGGACGACCCACAGTGACACCACCTACCCTGTGCTCCCAGGGCTGGGTTCCTAGATCCTCATCTCCAGGAAGCGGCATGTCTAACCTGCCCACGAGGGTGGGAGCTGCCCACAGCACCCCCAGGTACTGCCCACCAGGGGCTGCCCGTCCCTGTGCTGGCACAGCTGGCCGTTCTAGCctggccatccaggtgcccccaaagctcCCAACCAGCCAGACCCCAGATCAAGTGCTCTGCCATCTGCAGTTTATCTGCCGCAGTGTGAACACAACAGctgtttattaagattttattggtGACAATAGAGCTTAAAACAAATCGACCCAAAATCAAAAGTTACATTAAGCTGGTACAGATGCTCCATTTGGAAAACAGAATAACTGCTGCTATGAAGGTGGAGAACAAAGCGAACAGCACAAAGCAGAGGCAAAGCGTTCCAAGGAACAGAACAGGGCAGGCGGGTGGGCACAAGGTGTGGCCCACGGGGTGTGTCGCACAAGGGGTCATAGCGGAAACCTATCCAAACTCTATGCCTCTATGTGGCCTATCAAAAGAAGGGGGAAACCGAAAGCCCTACAGCAATGGTAATAAATAAGAGGCCTTGCCAGAAGGAAGGTGGCCTGTGTGTCCCCATCTCCCAAGTACAAGCTGGAATCTGGAGGCTTTGATAAGGGCGTCAGCCTCACAGGGACAGGGACACTGGGGAAGGGGATCAGGGTCACCAGGGCCCAGGTAGGCAAGGGATGGTCCCCAAAGAGGTGGTTGCCAGGGAGACTACCTCACCGTGGTGTGCAAGGAGCTGGGGGTGGCTCTCCCAGCTACAGCTCCTTCTTGAGTCGTGGCCCAGACCCAACCAGACAAAAGCCCCCTGTGCTAGCTGATGTGAcaagcccctcccagccccttcgGCACAGAACCAACTTATTTTTGAAACTTACTccttttcccaaaaaaaaaaaaaaaaaaaagcagaaatcaccccaccccaccacagcTGTACCCACAGGTAGAGGGGTTCCCAGCTTGGAGGGTGGGGTAGAGAACAAGGCAGGTGGGGCGCTCAGCATGTCTAAGCAGCCACAGGTACTGTGGGTGCCTCCCTGGGGATGGGTCCTCTCGGCTGCTGTCTTCCACCAAATCCTCAGGAAGGACCCCTGGGGAAGAAGCCACTGGCCGGGGAACAgccacctccccaccctctgGCCTCACAGCCAGTCCTGCCCAAGGCCCGTCCCGGGGTGGGTGGGCACTAGTCCACCGCATGTAGGAAGCACTTTGCTTCTCAGAGTCCAGCGGAGACTGTGGGGCTGCCTGGCCCGGGACGACACGGTGCTCTCTCACCACCCTGACGTGCAGGGAGAAGCCGCTGGAagctaaaactgaaaacaaaaatcctcCTCGTGATCCCGTCACAGGTGTTGATCTTAATCTTGAGATGTGTTGTTTAAACTTCGTTTCTGGAAGCTTCTCGCATCTCCCAGGTCCGCCGCTAAGATTTGAGAGACAAACTCAGGAAAGTAGATTTTTCAGTACTCCTTtgaaagaatcttttaaaaaacaaacaaaaacccaaaacaccgtgttttctttaaatgaaacGCTCTTAGAACACAGGCAGCGTGACCAGGGCAGTTTCAGAGCTGGTGTGGACAGAACCCACACCTCCGCGGGGCTTTCCCGGCACGGctgccccgcaaggagcctgctcggCACAGAAATGCGAAGTTTTTCCTGCTAAAACGTAGTCCCCTTtcaataaaagagaaacagaaagaaaagaacagaggaaaggGCTACTCTGAGATGAGGGTCTTCCTCCCTCCGCCCTGGTCGCAGACCCAGGTGTGGACGCGGCGAGCGCTGGGCCTCCTTGGCGAGCGGGGCTGGCAGGGCTCGCTGGCGGGCGGTCCTCCGAGGCCGCCCGCCTCCcgctctcccttctccttctcctcgcCGCCGCGGGCCAGCAGTGGGCGCTCGCTCTGTCTCGGGCTCCTCCCTCGGgtgctcctctccctctcctgttgctCACAGTGGTGCTTCAGTTTTAGCAGTGGAAAACAggtatccatttatttttattttttattacccaGAATAAGATGCTGATGGACTAAGCCACATAGCTTAGCTCTTCCGCTGCcacctgcagggagggagggaggacaagGGGCCATCAGAGAAGGCAGAGGCCCACACAGCACCCACCACCAAGGGTACAGggctttcctccccaccccacggTGCGCCTGGGAAATGGGACCTCAGAGGCTGGCTGGGTGCCCAGACTAGTGCTCCCCAGCTGAAAAGGAAGCCGAGAGTTAAGGGGCTCCTTCTGCCAGTGGCACCAGCACCCCACTTAGCCAGCACACACCATGTGTGGGGAAGGGGACCCAGGCCCATGCTCATCCAACTCTGGCCACACTATGTTCAGGGGAACCAGAGGTCAGGGCCTGAACAGCGCCCAGAAGTCCTCTTGCAGAGGTGCCCAGTGTATCTGGGGCCGGGACTCCCACATCCACCCTTCCTCACGGAGCTCTAGGACTCTTTCAGGGAAGGAGCACCATGCATGAAGCTCACATCCCCCTGCCACCATGAGCAGATGAACAGGGCGCTGAAATGACTGGCCACAGGAAGAGCTGGCTTCAGGGGACCTGAGACCCCTACTACACATTTCCCAAATTTCCCATCAAGTCCAGGTCCTGGTGAAGACCTCCTGCAGGGGTCAGCTTGCCTTCTAGTACTGGGACAGCCCTGTCACTCCGCCGTGCTGGTATGCCCGCTCCCCTTGGTACGTGGAGTCTTGCGACAGTGCCACATCAATCTGTGACTTAAACTCATCGCCAAGGTAACTGTCCTGAAAAACAAAGTTGGGAGCTAAGATGTGCATGTATTGTTCCAGCCTCAAGAACCTGCTCCAGAGAAGATTCTGGAAAATCTGGATCTGAAGCCTAAGTGGCAGGAGATCCACACTGGTTACCTCACCAAAGAACATACGTAACCCAGGCCAACTGCCTAAGACAGTGTAGAGAATGACAGGTTTTAGAGCTTACACCCACATGGTGTACCTACGGAGGGTGCTGTGCGGAGCCATGCTCAGGTCCTTGTGTGGAGGGCCCCCCCAGGCCATCCTGACTTCCCTGCTGCTGGCTCACCTGGGACAACTCGGGCTGGGAGAGGCCAGGCTGGCTCATCTGGGAGGGCTGGCTCATGGAGATGTAGCCCTGTGTCAGGGCGCCCTGGGAGAAGGGCTGCGATGCCACATCCTGGCTGGCCTGGCTGTTGGGGAGATTCGTCTGGCTGGGtccagggagcccaaagcggttCTTCTGGCGCCCCCCACGACCAGTCTTGCCTTTTGGGGTACCCCGGCCTGAAAGACAGAAGTCCAGGGTTCCTTGAAGGAGGTCAGCATCCAACCAACAAACCCAACTGTCCAAAGCCCAGATGTGCACAAACTCCAACACCAACGTGCTTTTTGCCTACATGCTGCCACCTGGCACTCACCTGCGGCTGGCCCATTTGCTTGTCCAAAATATCCTGGTGGTGGCATGGGTGGCATGACCAGGTTGAAGGGGATGGGAATGTTCATGGCAGCCACGTGGCTGGGGCCTGCACTAATCATGCCGATCTGGTCGTGGGTCTGGAAGTACATGTTTGAGGGCCGGCCTGCAAGACACAAGGTGGACAGCAGGTGTCACCCACCACATGCCAATGAGCCAATTGCCCACCCCACAAATGGCAGCTTGAACAGTTGGAATGTCAATTCATCTTGTCACTGCTCTGAGTGCCATGGTGTTTCTTGGTGTACCCCTACAGCAAAGCCACCTGATAGAGAATCTCACAATTCAATCCCCACTCTTGACAGCCTCTCTGGGGCTGGCTCCTGGGAACAAGCCTTTTTTCCAAGGGGACTTAGGAGAATCACGGCCTACCAGCATCCAAAAGACTAAAGCTAAGTTGCATTtccaactgaaaaaataaaagggaaaattttatATTCGTGTAACCCGCACC
The nucleotide sequence above comes from Canis aureus isolate CA01 chromosome 19, VMU_Caureus_v.1.0, whole genome shotgun sequence. Encoded proteins:
- the GDF1 gene encoding embryonic growth/differentiation factor 1: MPALRRPPGRRVLFLLLALLLPSPPPARAPAPPGPAAALLQALGLPDVHRGAPKPRPVPPVMWRLFRHRDPQEARVGPRRTPQGTTLRPCHVEELGVAGNIVRHIPDRGAPTRPPEPAWAAGQCPEWTVVFDLSAVEAAERPSRARLELRFAAAETAAGWELSLARAAEGEAGGARPVLLRQAVPTLGTPVRAELLGAAWARNASAPRSLRLALALRPRAPAACARLAEASLLLVTLDPRLCHPLARPRREAEPALGGSPGGACRTRRLYVSFREVGWHRWVIAPRGFLANYCQGQCSLPATLSGPGGTPPLNHAVLRALMHAAAPGAAGLPCCVPARLSPISVLFFDNSDNVVLRHYEDMVVDECGCR